A genomic window from Glycine soja cultivar W05 chromosome 10, ASM419377v2, whole genome shotgun sequence includes:
- the LOC114372109 gene encoding uncharacterized protein LOC114372109, which produces MAAMKIIAICQSGGKFVTGKDGSLSYKGGDAHAIDIDDLMKFNEFKEEVAEMFSIRADSISIKYFLPGNKKILITISNDKDLQRMIKFHGSYSTVDIYILIEEVAAPELSNMPASRSSRTTLSETVVAVAPAPLNAFHTHVADDVLDVVHDTNQIDTNMDIDIPLEVPPVSLRSSNDVKYAKGAQQWQNTITGVGQRFSSVHEFRESLRKYAIAHQFAFKYKKNDSHRVTVKCKAEGCPWRIHASRLSTTQLICIKKMNSTHNCEGAFATTGHQATRSWVASIIKEKLKDFPDYKPKDIVNDIKQEYGIQLNYFQAWRGKEIAKEQLQGSYKEAYSQLPFFCEKLMEANPGSLAMCTTKEDSSFDRLFISLHALLHGFQQGCRPLIFLDSIPLKSKYQGTLLAATSVDADEGVFPVAFSIVDDAESDDSWHWFLLQLKSVLSTSCPITFVADREKGLKTSIAEIFEGSFHAYCLRYLTEQLFRDLKGQFSHEVMRLMIEDLYAAAYATKPEGFQNSMESIKKISEEAYNWIIQSEPLNWANSFFLGTRYNHMTSNFGELFYNWAADADELPITQMVDVIRGKIMELIIARKAASDQWETRLSPTMEEKLKKESQKTDSLSVLESTCSTYEVCGDTTEAVNIDRWECSCKAWQLTGVPCCHAIAVISGIGQSVYDYCSRYCTAESYKLTYSEIVHPILDMEVSASKDSQLVVTVTPPPTKRPPGRPATKRFGSQEVVKRHLHCSRCKGLGHNKSTCKEQL; this is translated from the exons ATGGCTGCCATGAAGATAATTGCAATATGTCAGTCGGGAGGCAAGTTTGTGACTGGGAAAGATGGTTCTTTGTCATATAAAGGTGGTGATGCTCATGCTATAGACATTGATGATCTAATGAAGTTTAATGAGTTCAAGGAAGAAGTGGCAGAAATGTTTAGTATTAGAGCTGATAGCATATCTATCAAGTATTTTCTTCCCGGGAATAAGAAGATTCTTATTACTATTTCTAATGACAAGGATCTACAACGAATGATCAAATTTCATGGAAGTTATTCTACTGTTGATATCTATATCCTTATTGAAGAGGTAGCTGCCCCTGAGCTGTCAAACATGCCAGCCAGTAG GTCAAGCAGAACAACCTTGTCTGAAACAGTAGTAGCTGTAGCACCAGCGCCACTCAATGCTTTTCACACTCATGTTGCTGATGACGTGCTTGATGTCGTTCATGATACCAATCAAATTGATACAAATATGGATATAGACATTCCTCTAGAAGTTCCCCCCGTCTCTCTCCGATCCTCAAATGATGTGAAGTACGCCAAAGGGGCACAGCAGTGGCAGAATACAATAACTGGGGTGGGTCAGAGGTTCAGCAGTGTACATGAATTTCGAGAGTCCTTGCGTAAATATGCCATTGCTCATCAATTTGcctttaaatataagaaaaatgataGTCATCGTGTAACTGTTAAATGCAAGGCAGAAGGTTGTCCTTGGAGAATACATGCATCAAGGCTGTCAACTACTCAGTTGATATGTATCAAGAAAATGAATTCAACTCATAACTGTGAAGGGGCTTTTGCAACAACAGGGCATCAAGCAACTAGGAGTTGGGTAGCCAGTATTATAAAGGAGAAGTTGAAAGATTTTCCGGATTACAAGCCCAAGGACATTGTCAATGACATCAAACAGGAATATGGAATTCAACTTAACTATTTTCAGGCATGGCGTGGGAAAGAGATTGCTAAGGAGCAGCTTCAGGGTTCTTATAAAGAGGCATATAGTCAGTTACCTTTCTTCTgtgaaaaattaatggaggctAATCCTGGAAGTCTTGCGATGTGCACTACAAAGGAAGACTCAAGCTTTGACCGTCTCTTTATATCACTTCATGCTTTGTTGCATGGCTTCCAACAAGGTTGTCGACCACTGATTTTCCTTGATAGCATTCCATTGAAATCAAAATACCAAGGAACATTGTTAGCAGCAACGTCTGTGGATGCCGATGAAGGTGTATTTCCTGTTGCCTTTTCCATTGTTGATGATGCTGAATCTGATGATAGCTGGCATTGGTTCTTACTTCAACTGAAGTCGGTGCTGTCAACATCTTGTCCCATAACATTTGTGGCAGACAGAGAGAAGGGGCTGAAAACTTCTATTGCTGAAATATTTGAAGGTTCATTTCATGCGTACTGCCTACGATACTTAACTGAGCAACTTTTTAGAGACTTGAAAGGGCAGTTTTCTCACGAGGTAATGCGACTCATGATTGAGGATTTATATGCTGCTGCTTATGCAACAAAACCAGAAGGCTTTCAAAATTCAATGGAGAGCATTAAAAAGATTTCTGAAGAAGCCTACAATTGGATTATTCAAAGTGAGCCCCTGAACTGGGCAAATTCATTTTTTCTGGGTACTAGGTATAATCACATGACATCAAACTTTGGGGAGCTGTTCTATAATTGGGCAGCTGATGCAGATGAATTGCCAATAACACAGATGGTTGATGTAATTAGGGGTAAGATTATGGAGTTAATTATTGCCAGAAAGGCAGCATCTGATCAATGGGAAACTAGGTTGAGTCCAACCATGGAGGAGAAGCTTAAGAAGGAAAGCCAAAAAACTGATTCACTTTCAGTTCTAGAATCAACCTGTAGCACCTATGAGGTTTGTGGTGACACAACTGAGGCGGTTAATATTGATAGGTGGGAATGTAGTTGCAAGGCCTGGCAGCTGACTGGTGTACCATGTTGCCATGCCATTGCTGTCATTAGTGGCATTGGCCAGAGTGTTTATGATTATTGCTCCAGATACTGTACAGCTGAGAGCTACAAGTTGACTTACTCAGAGATTGTACATCCAATTTTAGACATGGAAGTGTCTGCTTCAAAAGATTCTCAGCTTGTGGTAACAGTTACTCCTCCTCCCACCAAAAGACCACCTGGTCGGCCAGCTACGAAGCGATTTGGATCTCAAGAAGTAGTCAAGCGCCATCTTCATTGCAGTCGATGTAAGGGACTAGGGCACAACAAGTCGACTTGCAAGGAGCAATTATAG